Proteins encoded in a region of the Niveispirillum cyanobacteriorum genome:
- a CDS encoding Gfo/Idh/MocA family protein: protein MFKIAQLGAGRMGGVHAGNSAAHPSLDLAYIVDPRADAADRLASRTGARVASLEDVLSDADVKGVIVASATDCHLDHVLACLGAGKAVFCEKPLDLNLTRLLASADHFGPQAPALFVAFNRRFDRHVRALKARIDTGTIGSLETLHVVNHDPESPPAGFIPGSGGLFKDFTIHDLDLAPWLLGEKVVEIFAWASCLVDPEIGRLGDVDTAKLVLRTGSGRLCTLSNSRRTGYGYDQRIEAFGSKGMARMDNEVRSTVSVWGADGAQADAFPYAFMNRYAGAYAAELDHFAQVLAGTAKPETGYQASIDALALAEAAALSVQTGQPVRM from the coding sequence ATGTTCAAGATCGCACAATTGGGGGCGGGCCGGATGGGCGGGGTCCATGCCGGCAATTCCGCTGCCCATCCCAGCCTCGACCTTGCCTATATCGTTGACCCGCGCGCCGATGCCGCCGACCGTCTGGCCAGCCGTACCGGTGCGCGCGTGGCCAGCCTGGAAGACGTCCTGTCCGATGCGGATGTGAAGGGCGTGATCGTGGCCAGTGCCACCGACTGCCACCTGGATCATGTGCTGGCCTGCTTGGGGGCGGGAAAGGCGGTGTTCTGTGAGAAGCCGCTGGACCTGAACCTGACCCGGCTGCTTGCATCGGCGGACCATTTCGGACCCCAGGCGCCCGCCCTGTTCGTGGCTTTCAACCGTCGCTTCGACCGGCATGTGCGGGCGCTGAAGGCCCGTATCGACACCGGGACCATCGGCAGCCTTGAGACCCTGCATGTCGTCAACCACGACCCGGAAAGCCCGCCTGCCGGCTTCATCCCCGGCAGTGGCGGCCTGTTCAAGGATTTCACCATCCATGATTTGGACCTCGCCCCCTGGCTGCTGGGGGAGAAGGTGGTAGAGATTTTCGCCTGGGCCTCTTGTTTGGTCGATCCGGAAATCGGGCGGCTGGGCGATGTGGACACGGCCAAGCTGGTGCTGCGCACCGGTTCGGGCCGCCTCTGCACCCTGTCCAACAGCCGGCGCACCGGTTACGGCTATGATCAGCGGATCGAAGCCTTTGGATCGAAGGGCATGGCCCGCATGGATAATGAGGTGCGAAGCACGGTCAGCGTCTGGGGCGCCGATGGGGCGCAGGCGGACGCCTTCCCCTATGCCTTCATGAACCGCTATGCCGGCGCCTATGCCGCCGAACTTGACCATTTCGCCCAGGTGCTGGCCGGCACGGCCAAACCTGAAACCGGATATCAGGCCAGCATCGACGCGCTGGCCCTGGCCGAAGCGGCGGCACTGTCCGTCCAGACCGGCCAGCCTGTGAGAATGTAA
- a CDS encoding MurR/RpiR family transcriptional regulator, translating into MMEEEISDLAAPPATAEELRALILERYDGLSKRLKQIARFVLDQPNETALETLAVIAERTNVQPSAIIRFAKTFGFSGASQMQRLFRDGLVSGNAALNYGERVRSFAQSAATNPARNPAELLSEFVGGNVLALQTLEQPATVEQVDGAIRLIQGADTLYVAGFRRSFPVASYLAYLLQQVGRRTILVDGVAGLARQQMSAIRKGDLLIGISYQPYAGETLELVERAVEQGADILAISDSLVSPIAKPATCVLQVREAEVRGFRSLAASICLAQALAIGLAFAAEEKPVEPAPKRKGRKA; encoded by the coding sequence ATGATGGAAGAGGAAATATCAGATCTGGCGGCACCGCCCGCCACCGCAGAGGAATTGCGGGCTCTGATCCTGGAACGTTATGACGGCTTGTCGAAGCGGCTGAAGCAGATCGCGCGCTTCGTGCTGGATCAGCCGAACGAGACGGCGCTGGAAACCCTGGCCGTGATTGCCGAGCGGACCAATGTCCAGCCATCGGCGATCATCCGCTTTGCCAAGACCTTCGGCTTTTCCGGGGCCAGCCAGATGCAGCGGCTGTTCCGCGATGGTCTGGTGTCGGGCAATGCCGCCCTGAACTATGGCGAACGGGTGCGCAGCTTTGCGCAGAGTGCAGCGACCAACCCGGCCCGCAACCCGGCGGAACTTTTGTCGGAGTTTGTGGGTGGCAATGTCCTGGCGCTGCAGACATTGGAACAGCCGGCGACGGTGGAACAGGTGGACGGAGCCATCCGCCTGATCCAGGGCGCTGACACGCTTTACGTTGCCGGTTTCCGACGGTCTTTCCCGGTGGCGTCATACCTTGCCTATCTGCTGCAACAGGTGGGGCGGCGTACCATCCTGGTCGATGGGGTGGCGGGGCTGGCGCGACAGCAGATGTCGGCCATCCGCAAGGGCGATCTGCTGATCGGCATTTCCTATCAGCCCTATGCCGGTGAAACGCTGGAACTGGTGGAACGCGCGGTGGAGCAGGGGGCCGATATCCTGGCCATTTCCGACAGTCTGGTCAGCCCTATCGCCAAGCCCGCCACCTGTGTTTTGCAGGTACGTGAGGCGGAGGTGCGGGGCTTCCGTTCGCTGGCGGCCAGCATCTGTCTGGCACAAGCGCTGGCCATCGGGCTGGCATTCGCGGCAGAGGAAAAGCCTGTGGAACCGGCACCTAAGCGTAAGGGACGGAAGGCTTGA